The genomic region CGTTGTTGCCGCTCATGTTCGCGCAATCGCCCGCCAGGCAAAGGGCGTAGCGATCGGCGCCGGGCAGGCCCTCCAGGCGGCCGTCCGGCAGGAACTTCACCTGCGCACCTTCGCCGGGACCGCTGACGATCTTCCAGTCGCCACCCATGTAGTCGGTATACAGCGTCTGTTCGAAGCTGGCGCCGACTGGCGCGCCGGCCGGCAGTTCATTCTGGGCGCGCGCGAAGGTTTGCTCGGGTTCGGACTCGCTGGCGCCTTGAATCAGTTCCTTGCCGTCGCGCACCAGCGGGGTGCCGGTGCTGCCGTAGAAGTCAGCGTGCCACTTCTGCTTGCCGTCCGCCCGCACATGTCCTTCGGGGCGTTCGAAGCCGTTGCTGTACTTGGCCTGGCCGTTGCGCGTGTCGATGTTCCATTCCAGGTTCGGCCCGTAGGTATCCAGGGCTTCGCGCAGGCTGCCTTTTTTCACGGCAGCGTCAATGGCCGCCTGGTTGATCCAGGTGCCGCTGATGTCATATTTGGCGGGATCGCTGGCGCAACCGCCAAGCAGGAGGGCGAACAGCGGGAGGGCGAGCGCTTTGCGCATGGTGGAATCCTTGCAGGCAGTGCGGGTGGTTCTGGAAAGGCTTATTCGATGACCAGAGTCGTGTCCATTTCGACTTGTGCGCCGCATGGCAGCGCCGCCACACCGATGGCGGCAGTGGCCTTGTCGATGCTGAAAACGCTCTGGGTCATGAATGATTCCTTGTAGTGTCCGGGCGCTGGCGAGCTAGGCACGCATGCGGGTGATACGGATCACGCCGGTGAGGGCGCGCAGCTTCTTGATCACGCGGGCCAGGTGCACGCGGTCGTGCACGCTGACGACCAGTTGGACCACACTGATGCGGCCATCGCGCTCGTCCATGCTGATTTTCTCGATATTGCCGTCGGCCGCGTTGACGCTGCTGGCCAGCAGGGCAATCAGGCCGCGCTGGTGTTCCAGCTCGACGCGCAGTTCGACATTGAATTCGCCGGTGACATCCTTGGCCCAGGAGAGCTGGATGCATTTTTCCGGATTGTGGCGGATTTCGCTGATATTGCGGCAGTTTTCCAGGTGCACGACCATCCCCTTGCCGGCCGACAGATGGCCGACGATCGGATCGCCCGGAATCGGTGTGCAGCACTTGGCGTAGCTGAGCACCAGGCCCTCGGTGCCGCGAATCGCCAACGGGCCTTCGGGGCTCGGCAACTGTTCGCCTTCGCCCATCATGCGTCGGGCGACCACGTAGGCCATGCGATTGCCCAGGCCGATGTCCTCGAGCAGGTCCTCGATCAGTTCCAGGCGGTACTCGTGCAGAATCGACTGCACGCGTTCGAGCGGAATCTTGTCCAGGGCACTGTCGAAGCCATTGAGCACCTTGTTCAGCAGGCGTTCGCCGAGGCTGATGGACTCGGAGCGGCGTTGCAGCTTCAGGGCGTGGCGAATATGGGTACGGGCCTTGCCGGTTACCACGAAATTGAGCCATGCCGGGTTCGGCCGGGCACCGGGCGCACTGACGATCTCGACCGTGGAGCCGCTTTGCAGCGGTTCGGACAGCGGTGCGAGACGGCGATTGATCCGACAGGCAATACAGCTGTTGCCCACGTCGGTATGCACCGCATAGGCGAAGTCGACCGCCGTGGAGCCCTTGGGCAGCTCCATGATCCGGCCTTTGGGCGTGAACACATAGACCTCGTCCGGGAACAGGTCGATCTTCACGCTCTCGATGAACTCCAGGGAGTTGCCGGCGCGCTGCTGCATTTCCAGCACGCCCTTGACCCACTGGCGGGCGCGGGCATGGGTGCCCTTGGGTTGTTCGTCACCACTGGACTTGTACAGCCAGTGGGCGGCGATGCCGTTGTTGGCCATCTCTTCCATTTCTCGGGTACGGATCTGGATCTCGATCGGTACGCCGTGCATGCCGAACAGCGTGGTATGCAGCGACTGGTAGCCGTTGGCCTTGGGAATCGCGATGTAGTCCTTGAACCGGCCGGGCAATGGCTTGTACAGGTTGTGCACGGCGCCGAGCACGCGATAGCAGGTGTCGACCTTGTCGACGATGACCCGGAACGCATAGACGTCCATGATCTCGTTGAAGGCCCGACGTTTGCCGCGCATCTTCTTGTAGATGCCGTAGAGGTGTTTCTGCCGGCCGCTGACTTCGCCCTCGATGCCGTCCACCGCCAGGCAGTGGCTGAGGGATTCCTCGATCTTGTTGACGATTTCCTTGCGGTTGCCCCGGGCGCGCTTGACCGCCTGGTAGATGCGCGCGGAGCGCATCGGATGCATGGCCTTGAAACCCAGGTCCTCGAACTCGATGCGTACCGCGTGCATGCCCAGCCGGTTGGCGATGGGCGCATAGATCTCGAGGGTTTCCTTGGCGATGCGCCGGCGTTTTTCCCCCGAGAGCACTTCCAGGGTACGCATGTTGTGCAGACGGTCGGCGAGCTTGACCAGGATCACGCGGATATCGCGGGCCATGGCCATCGCCATCTTCTGGAAGTTTTCCGCCTGTGCCTCGGCCTTGGTCTCGAAGTTCATCTGAGTCAGCTTGCTGACTCCGTCGACCAGTTCGGCGACGGTCTCGCCGAACTGCGCCTGCAGCGCTTCCTTGGCGATTCCGGTGTCTTCGATCACGTCATGCAGCATCGCGGCCATCAGGCTCTGATGGTCCATGTGCATGTCGGCAAGAATATTGGCCACCGCCAGCGGGTGCGTGACGTAGGCTTCGCCGCTGCGGCGGCGTTGGCCGTCGTGGGCTTGTTCTGCGTAGAAGTACGCCCGGCGGACCAGGTTGACCTGGTCGGCACCGAGGTAGGCCGATAAGCGATTGGCGAGGGCGTCTATGCTCGGCATGAGGTTTCCCCCGACCGAAGCCTTGTACCCTGCGCCGTGCTACGTCGACCAGGCATAGGCTTAGACGGCCTCGTTGGACTCGTCCTCGAACGCCGCGAACAGAGGTTCGTCTTCGACGATCTCCTCGTTGGCGATCATTTCGTAGCTCACCAGGCCTTCAGCGATTTCACGCAGGGCAACGACGGTAGGCTTGTCGTTTTCCCATGCCACTTTCGGCTCTTTACCGCCGGTCGCCAGTTGACGAGCACGCTTGGTGGAGAGCATGACCAGCTCGAAACGGTTATCCACGTGTTCTAGGCAGTCTTCAACGGTTACGCGGGCCATGGTGTTCCTCGTAGCAAATGCGGTAGGCGGGCTGCCCTGATGGGCGAGCGGACTCGACAGTTTAAAAAAACACCAGCGATTAGGGAAGCGCTGATTTTTTCAGCAACCTCTCCAACGCGCTACAAGGTGCAATGTAAAGCCCTTGCCGCGCGTTTGGAAAGTCTTTGTTACGCCAGCAATTGGCTCAGCAAATTGCCGAAACGCTGCTGCTGATGACGTTGTTGTAGTTTTGCGGCGCGAAAAATGGCCTTCAACTCATCAAGAGCTTGTGCAAAATCGTCGTTGATGATTAAAAAATCATATTCAACATAGTGGCTCATTTCGCTGACTGCTTCTTTCATCCGTCCTTCAATTACTTCTTCGCTATCTTGTCCTCGATAGGTCAGTCTTTGTCGCAAGGCCTCTTGGGACGGAGGGAGGATAAAGATGCTATGAGCCTGCGGCATTAGTCGTCGTACTTGCTGAGCGCCTTGCCAATCGATCTCTAAGATCAAGTCGTACCCTGCATCCAGCGTTTTTTGGAGGTGGCTTTGAGACGTACCGTACAGATTGCCGAACACCTCGGCCTGCTCCAGGAAGTCGCCGTGTTCAACCATTCGCACAAACTCGGCACGGTCGACAAAGTGATAGTTCACACCGTTAACTTCGCCTGGGCGCATAGGTCTAGTGGTATGTGAGACCGCAACACGAATTTTTGGCTGTGCCTCAGTAAGCGCTTTAACCAAGCTGGTTTTACCCGCGCCGGAAGGGGCGGAAATAATGTAGAGATTTCCAGTACTCTGGTTCATATAGGTAGCCTTACTCGATATTCTGTACTTGTTCGCGCATCTGCTCGATCAACACCTTGAGGTTGACCGCAGCGGCGGTGCTGCGCGTGTCGAAGGCCTTGGAGCCCAGGGTGTTGGCTTCGCGGTTGAGTTCCTGCATCAGGAAGTCCAGGCGCCGACCGGCGGCTCCTCCGGACTTGAGCACCCGGCGCACTTCGATGATGTGGGTGCTGAGGCGGTCGAGCTCTTCGGCCACGTCGCTTTTCTGGGCGAGCAGGACCATTTCCTGTTCCAGGCGCTGCGGGTCCAGCTCGGCTCGCATGTCGGCAAAGCGGTCGAGGACCTTCTGGCGCTGGGTAGCGAGCATCTGCGGCACCTGTTCGCGCAGGGTCGCGACATCTTCCTCGATCGAGGTCAGGCGCTCGTTGATCAGGCGGGCCAGTTCCGCGCCTTCCCGCTCGCGACCGTGCTTGAGTTCCTTCAGGCCTTCGGCGAACAGGGCCAGGGCCTGGTTGTTCAGGGCTTGCGGGTCGCTCGCGTCGGCTACCAGCACGCCGGGCCATGCCAGCACTTCCAGTGGGTTGAGGGCGGCCGGCTGCTTGATCAGGCTGGCGACGGTTTCGGCGGCGGCGATCAGTTGGGTGGCGCGTTCGCGGTCGATCTGCAACGGCTGGCCGCTGGTTTCCTCGGTGAATCGCAGGGTGCATTCCAGCTTGCCGCGGGACAGCCCCTGGCGCAGGGCTTCGCGCACGGCGCCCTCGAGGTCGCGGAACGACTCCGGCAGGCGCAGGTGCGGTTCCAGGTAGCGGCTGTTGACCGAGCGCAGCTCCCAGCTCAGGGTGCCCCGGGCGCCGGCACTTTCGACACGGGCGAAGGCGGTCATGCTATGGACCATGGAAGTACCTCGCTGTTCGGGCCTGCCAGTGTTGCCGGGCGGGCCTGATGGGTAGATTGACGCTGATGGGCAGCAAAGGCGCAGGATTGTAGCGCAGTGTGGCGAATGCCCCAATGCCGGTGGGCAGAAGGGCACTGATACACAGTCGGATTTATTAGAAGTGCCCAGTGCCGGCCATGACCTCTATAATGCCGGGTAGATTTCCGTCCCAGTACAGGTATTCCCAGATGAAACGTCCAAGTGGTCGCGCCGCCGATCAGCTTCGCTCGATCCGCATTACCCGCAACTACACCAAACACGCCGAGGGGTCTGTGCTGGTTGAGTTTGGTGACACCAAAGTGATCTGCACGGTCAGTGTCGAGAACGGCGTGCCGCGTTTCCTCAAGGGGCAGGGCCAGGGTTGGTTGACCGCCGAATACGGCATGCTGCCGCGGGCGACTGGCGAGCGTACCCAGCGCGAAGCCAGCCGTGGCAAGCAGGGTGGCCGGACCCTGGAAATCCAACGCCTGATCGGCCGTTCGCTGCGTGCCGCGCTGGACATGTCCAAGCTCGGCGACATCACCCTGTATGTCGACTGCGATGTGATCCAGGCCGATGGCGGTACCCGCACTGCGTCGATCACCGGCTCCATGGTGGCGCTGGCCGATGCGTTGAAAGTGATCAAGAAACGCGGTGGCCTCAAGGCCGGCAACCCGCTCAAGCAGATGATCGCCGCCGTGTCGGTGGGCATGTACCAGGGCGAGCCGGTACTGGACCTTGACTACCTGGAAGACTCCGCTGCCGAGACCGACCTCAACGTGGTGATGACCAGCACGGGCGGTTTCATCGAAGTCCAGGGCACCGCCGAAGGCGCGCCGTTCCAGCCCGAAGAGCTGAACGCGATGCTGGAGCTGGCGAAGAAGGGCATGGGCGAGATTTTCGACCTGCAGAACGCAGCCCTGGCTGACTGATCAGTCCAGGCAGATGCAAAAAAGCCGACATGATGTCGGCTTTTTTGTGGCTGTTGGCTCAGATGGTCAGCGTCCAGTCGTAGTCCACGATCAGCGGCGCGTGCTGCGAGAAGCGCGGCTGGCGTGGCAGGCGTGCGCTACGCACGAAACGGCGCAGACCCGGGGTCAGGATCTGGTAGTCGAAACGCCAGCCGAGGTTGAGCATCTCGGCCTGTTCGTTGTCCGGCCACCAACTGTACTGGTCGGCTTCGCGGCTGACTTCACGCAGCGCGTCGACATAACCCATGTTGCCGAGAATCTCGTCCATCCAGGCCCGTTCCGGTGCGAGGAAGCCCGGGGACTGCTGGCTGTCGCGCCAATTCTTGATGTCGAGCTTCTGTTGCGCCACATAGAGTGAGCCACAATAGATGTACTCACGACGTTTGCGCCGCTGTTTATCCAGATAGCGGGCGAAGTCGTCCATAAGCTTGAACTTCTGGTTCAAATCTTCATCGCCGTTCTGCCCGGAAGGAAGCAGCAAGGTCGCGATGCTGACCTTGTCGAAATCGGCTTGCAGGTAGCGCCCGTAGCGGTCCGCTGTCTCGAAACCGAGACCGCTGATGACAGCCTTCGGTTGCAGCCGCGAGTACAGAGCCACGCCACCCTGGGCGGGGACTTCGGCATCGCAGGCATAAAGGAAGTAGCCATCCAGTTGGAAGGCTGGGTCATCCAGTTCAAAGGCGGAGGCGCGGGTGTCCTGCAGGCAGATGACGTCGGCATTCTGGGCTTGCAGCCAACTGAGCAAACCACGCTCGACTGCAGCCTGAATACCATTGACGTTCACACTGATGATCCGCATAAATGGCCCCAAAAATCACGTGCGTGTATGATACCCGAGGTCTACCTAATTAGCTAAATTCGTGGTATTTGGGGTTTTTTCATGCAGGCGTATCAGCGCGATTTCATCCGTTTTGCCATCGATCGCGGGGTTTTGCGCTTCGGTGAGTTCACCCTGAAGTCGGGTCGCACCAGCCCGTATTTCTTCAATGCCGGCCTGTTCAACTCCGGCTCCGCCCTGGCCCAGTTGGGGCGTTTCTATGCGGCGGCGATCGTCGAGAGCGGCATTCCCTTCGACGTCCTGTTCGGC from Pseudomonas asplenii harbors:
- the rph gene encoding ribonuclease PH, encoding MKRPSGRAADQLRSIRITRNYTKHAEGSVLVEFGDTKVICTVSVENGVPRFLKGQGQGWLTAEYGMLPRATGERTQREASRGKQGGRTLEIQRLIGRSLRAALDMSKLGDITLYVDCDVIQADGGTRTASITGSMVALADALKVIKKRGGLKAGNPLKQMIAAVSVGMYQGEPVLDLDYLEDSAAETDLNVVMTSTGGFIEVQGTAEGAPFQPEELNAMLELAKKGMGEIFDLQNAALAD
- the rpoZ gene encoding DNA-directed RNA polymerase subunit omega, producing the protein MARVTVEDCLEHVDNRFELVMLSTKRARQLATGGKEPKVAWENDKPTVVALREIAEGLVSYEMIANEEIVEDEPLFAAFEDESNEAV
- the spoT gene encoding bifunctional GTP diphosphokinase/guanosine-3',5'-bis pyrophosphate 3'-pyrophosphohydrolase, with protein sequence MPSIDALANRLSAYLGADQVNLVRRAYFYAEQAHDGQRRRSGEAYVTHPLAVANILADMHMDHQSLMAAMLHDVIEDTGIAKEALQAQFGETVAELVDGVSKLTQMNFETKAEAQAENFQKMAMAMARDIRVILVKLADRLHNMRTLEVLSGEKRRRIAKETLEIYAPIANRLGMHAVRIEFEDLGFKAMHPMRSARIYQAVKRARGNRKEIVNKIEESLSHCLAVDGIEGEVSGRQKHLYGIYKKMRGKRRAFNEIMDVYAFRVIVDKVDTCYRVLGAVHNLYKPLPGRFKDYIAIPKANGYQSLHTTLFGMHGVPIEIQIRTREMEEMANNGIAAHWLYKSSGDEQPKGTHARARQWVKGVLEMQQRAGNSLEFIESVKIDLFPDEVYVFTPKGRIMELPKGSTAVDFAYAVHTDVGNSCIACRINRRLAPLSEPLQSGSTVEIVSAPGARPNPAWLNFVVTGKARTHIRHALKLQRRSESISLGERLLNKVLNGFDSALDKIPLERVQSILHEYRLELIEDLLEDIGLGNRMAYVVARRMMGEGEQLPSPEGPLAIRGTEGLVLSYAKCCTPIPGDPIVGHLSAGKGMVVHLENCRNISEIRHNPEKCIQLSWAKDVTGEFNVELRVELEHQRGLIALLASSVNAADGNIEKISMDERDGRISVVQLVVSVHDRVHLARVIKKLRALTGVIRITRMRA
- a CDS encoding exodeoxyribonuclease III; protein product: MRIISVNVNGIQAAVERGLLSWLQAQNADVICLQDTRASAFELDDPAFQLDGYFLYACDAEVPAQGGVALYSRLQPKAVISGLGFETADRYGRYLQADFDKVSIATLLLPSGQNGDEDLNQKFKLMDDFARYLDKQRRKRREYIYCGSLYVAQQKLDIKNWRDSQQSPGFLAPERAWMDEILGNMGYVDALREVSREADQYSWWPDNEQAEMLNLGWRFDYQILTPGLRRFVRSARLPRQPRFSQHAPLIVDYDWTLTI
- a CDS encoding YicC/YloC family endoribonuclease: MVHSMTAFARVESAGARGTLSWELRSVNSRYLEPHLRLPESFRDLEGAVREALRQGLSRGKLECTLRFTEETSGQPLQIDRERATQLIAAAETVASLIKQPAALNPLEVLAWPGVLVADASDPQALNNQALALFAEGLKELKHGREREGAELARLINERLTSIEEDVATLREQVPQMLATQRQKVLDRFADMRAELDPQRLEQEMVLLAQKSDVAEELDRLSTHIIEVRRVLKSGGAAGRRLDFLMQELNREANTLGSKAFDTRSTAAAVNLKVLIEQMREQVQNIE
- the gmk gene encoding guanylate kinase; the protein is MNQSTGNLYIISAPSGAGKTSLVKALTEAQPKIRVAVSHTTRPMRPGEVNGVNYHFVDRAEFVRMVEHGDFLEQAEVFGNLYGTSQSHLQKTLDAGYDLILEIDWQGAQQVRRLMPQAHSIFILPPSQEALRQRLTYRGQDSEEVIEGRMKEAVSEMSHYVEYDFLIINDDFAQALDELKAIFRAAKLQQRHQQQRFGNLLSQLLA